In Solidesulfovibrio fructosivorans JJ], a genomic segment contains:
- a CDS encoding flavodoxin family protein, translating to MKVLAINGSARKDGNTAIMLRTALGEIEAAGIETELLQLHGKNIHGCIACMKCWEKKDGHCAVKNDMLNEIIDKMVAADGMILGSPTYFANVSSNIKSIIDRAGMVALANDSMLARKVGAAAVAVRRAGAIHVFNSINHFYFINQMVVPGSSYWNMGRGLEPGDVETDEEGMLTMKNLGKNMAWVLQRLHG from the coding sequence CCATCATGCTGCGCACGGCGCTTGGCGAAATCGAAGCCGCGGGCATCGAGACCGAACTGCTGCAACTCCACGGCAAGAATATCCACGGCTGCATCGCCTGCATGAAGTGCTGGGAGAAAAAGGACGGCCACTGCGCCGTCAAAAACGACATGTTAAACGAGATCATCGACAAGATGGTCGCGGCCGACGGCATGATTCTGGGTTCGCCCACCTACTTCGCCAACGTCTCGAGCAACATCAAGTCCATCATCGACCGGGCCGGCATGGTGGCCCTGGCCAACGATTCCATGCTGGCGCGCAAGGTCGGCGCGGCGGCGGTGGCCGTGCGGCGCGCCGGAGCCATCCATGTCTTCAACTCCATCAACCACTTCTACTTCATCAACCAGATGGTGGTGCCGGGGTCGAGCTACTGGAACATGGGGCGGGGGCTTGAGCCCGGCGATGTGGAAACAGACGAGGAGGGCATGCTGACCATGAAAAACCTGGGCAAGAACATGGCCTGGGTGCTGCAAAGGCTTCATGGCTAG